A window of Hevea brasiliensis isolate MT/VB/25A 57/8 chromosome 14, ASM3005281v1, whole genome shotgun sequence contains these coding sequences:
- the LOC131172802 gene encoding DNA-directed RNA polymerase V subunit 7-like yields the protein MSAVAKTMSRAVKLSSLVAFLSQRGCFIRVLQLSPRAASRWRDYHYVPEENLVFLNDKMSKIEKDAVVRFIVIGTKWLDSEREFQALVSLEGDYLGPVS from the exons ATGTCAGCTGTGGCCAAAACAATGTCCAGAGCAGTCAAGTTATCGTCATTAGTAGCATTCTTGTCACAAAGGGGATGCTTTATTAGAGTTTTACAGTTAAGCCCAAGAGCAGCAAGCAGGTGGAGAG ATTACCATTATGTTCCTGAAGAGAATCTAGTCTTTCTGAATGACAAGATGTCAAAGATTGAAAAAGATGCGGTGGTAAGATTCATTGTTATTGGAACAAAGTGGCTTGATTCAGAAAGGGAGTTTCAGGCATTGGTTAGTTTGGAGGGCGATTATCTTGGACCAGTGTCCTAG
- the LOC110672908 gene encoding purine permease 3-like yields METEISNNQVSGEEEKMSKSLKKFLLIVNGAMLAIGNCGGPLIQRLYFLKGGKGVWISSFLQTAGWPFIIFPLFVSYLYRRRKKGSRAKLFYISPHLFLACAVIGVLTGLDDFLAAYGVSLLPVTTSALIIATQLGFTAGFAYILVKQKFTPFTINAIFLLSIGAVVLVLHASSDRPAHETDKQYFMGFFMTLGASALYGFVLPLIELTYKKAQQTITYTLVMEMQMVLSFFATAFCTVGMLLHKDFATIPGEARDFELGRAKYYVVMVFTAVFWQFFFMGAVGVVFCHSSLLSGIIIATLLPVTETLAVLFYHEKFRVEKGISLVLSLWGFISYFHGELQQNKKLRIRLQN; encoded by the exons ATGGAGACCGAAATTAGTAATAACCAAGTATCAGGTGAAGAAGAGAAGATGAGCAAATCCCTAAAGAAATTCCTGCTCATAGTGAACGGTGCAATGTTAGCGATAGGCAATTGTGGAGGTCCCCTTATCCAGCGTCTCTACTTCTTGAAAGGTGGTAAGGGTGTCTGGATATCAAGCTTTCTTCAGACAGCTGGTTGGCCATTTATCATATTTCCTCTCTTTGTTTCATACTTGTATCGTCGAAGGAAGAAGGGTTCCAGGGCCAAGCTTTTCTATATAAGCCCTCATCTCTTTTTAGCTTgtgctgtcataggtgttcttactGGCTTggatgattttcttgctgcctatggtGTTTCTCTTCTACCCGTCACTACTTCTGCTCTTATAATAGCTACCCAACTGGGCTTTACTGCTGGATTTGCTTATATTTTGGTAAAGCAAAAGTTCACACCTTTTACCATTAATGCAATTTTCTTATTGTCGATTGGAGCTGTTGTCCTAGTCCTCCATGCTAGTTCTGATCGCCCTGCTCATGAAACCGACAAACAGTACTTTATGGGTTTTTTTATGACACTTGGAGCTTCAGCGCTTTATGGGTTTGTGCTACCCTTGATCGAGTTGACATATAAGAAAGCACAGCAGACCATCACTTACACTCTAGTTATGGAGATGCAGATGGTTCTGTCTTTCTTCGCTACTGCATTCTGCACCGTTGGGATGCTTCTGCATAAGGATTTTGcg ACAATTCCAGGAGAGGCAAGAGACTTCGAGCTTGGGAGAGCAAAATATTATGTGGTGATGGTGTTTACTGCAGTATTTTGGCAATTCTTCTTCATGGGAGCAGTTGGTGTCGTTTTCTGTCATTCCTCGTTGCTCTCTGGTATTATAATTGCTACTCTGCTGCCAGTGACAGAGACATTAGCTGTGTTGTTCTACCATGAAAAATTCCGAGTGGAGAAGGGGATTTCTCTTGTTTTGTCTCTCTGGGGCTTCATTTCTTACTTCCATGGTGAACTCCAGCAAAACAAGAAACTTAGAATCAGGCTTCAAAATTAG